The nucleotide sequence taacacaaatatatggtcAACTGACTTCTGACAAAAATGTAAAGGcaagtaaatgaagaaagaatattcttttcaacaaTTGGTACTGGAATAATTGGACGTTCATAAGCAAAAAAGTGAACTTTAACATAAACCTCACACCTTATGTAAAAAGTAAGTCAAagtggatcatagatctaaatgtaaaatatacaaccataaaactgttagaagaaaataaaggaatagggcttccctggtggcgccgtggttaagaatctgcctgccaatgcaggggacacgggttcaagccctggtccgggaagatcccacatgctgcagagcaactaagcccgtgtaccacaactactgagcccatgctctagagcccatgagccacaactaccacgtgctgcaactactgaagcctgcatgcctagagcccgtgctctgcaacaagagaagccaccacaatgagaagcccgcgcactgcaacgaagaatagccactgctcgccgcaactagagaaagcccatgtgcagcaacgaagacccaatgcagccaaaaatttataataaaaataaaaaataaggtttaaaaaaaagagaaagtaaaggaaTAAATCCTTTTTCATAATCTGGTATTAGACAGAGTTCTTAGACATAaaaaaagcacaatccatgaaagaaaaaatgcgtAAACTGGActgtatcaaaatttaaaatacttgcattaatgcaaaaaaatttgtacactgaaaactacaatatgttgctgaaagaaattaaagatacaaataaatgaaataaatgcaaagacattccatgttcatggattgaagacttaatattgttaagatgtcagtactgcccaaagtgatctacaaattcaaagcaatcctatcaaaataccaatgacgttttttgcagaaatagaaaaatccaggaattccctggtggtccagtggttaagacttagtgctttcactgccgtgggcctggcttggatccttggttggggaactaagatcccacaagctgcccggcatggccgaaaaaaaaaagaaaaaagaaaaagaaaaatccatcctaaaattcatatggaatctcaagggacccaaagagttaaaacaatcttgaaaaagaagagcaaagttggaggtcttacacttcctgatttcaaagcttactacaaatctacagtagttaaaacagtgtggtactggcataaagacagacatacataccaatggaatagaatggagagcccagaaatacactCTTTCATTTACAGTCAAATGATTTTCAGAGAGTATGCTaggaccattcaatggggaaaggcaGTCGTTTCAACAAGTAgtactggaaaaactggatatcaaACATGCAAAAATGAATTTGGACCCTTTATATCATAAacaaagttaactcaaaatggatcaaagacctaaacataagagctaaaactataaaactctctgAATATAGGAAAAAAGGTTTATGACATTAGATTTGACAGTGATTTATTGGATATAACACCAGAAGCacagggaacaaaaaaaaaattgacaaattggacttcatcaaaaataaaaacttttgtgcatcaaaggacactatcaacagactaagaaggcaacccacagaattggagaaaatatttgcaaatcatatatctgataagggagtaatatccagaatatataaagaactgcaaCTCAACGACAAATAAACAACTCatctaaaaaatgggcaaaagacacccttgtacattgctggtatGAATTTAAAATGGTATAGCCTCTataaacagtatggtggttcctcaaaggattaaacatagaattaccatatgatccagcaatttcacttctgtgtatatattcaaaagaattgaaggTAGGGACTGGAACAGATAGTTGTATATCCaggttcacagcaacattattcacaatagccaaaaggtagaagcaacacaagggtctattgacagatgaatggataaacaaaatgtggtagatacatacaatgaaatagtatttagccttacaaaggaaggaaattctgatacatgctacaacatagatgaccttgaagacattatgctaagtgaaataagccagacacaaaaagacactgttatgattccacttacatgaggtacctagaggattcaaattcatagagacagaaagcagaatggggGTTGGCAGGAGATGAGGgaaagggagaatggggagttagtgtttaatgggtaaaaagtttccatttgggaagatgaaaaagttctggagatggatggttaCAATTGTTGcagaacaatgtgaatatacttaatacacttaaaaaatagttaaaatggtcagttttatgttaggtatattttaccacaataaaagaaagtttgctctgcaaaagacactgttaagagaatgaaaaggcaagctacacactgggataaaatatttgcaaatcatatatccaacaGAGAATTGTGTTTAGAATACATAAACAACTCTCAAGAGTCATCAGGAAAAAATTAACAACTCAGTTAAAAAACAGCAAAAGATTTGAACTGACACTTTAGCAACAGGATAtaaggatggcaaataagcatatgaaaagatgttcaacatcattagccattaaggaaatgcaaattaaaactacaatgagataagaCTTCACAGCTAttagaataactaaaataaataccaacaataccaaatgctgacaaagatgtagagcaactggaactctcatacattgctggtgaaaatgcaaaatggttcagccactctggaaaatggtttggcagtttcttataaagttaaacaaacacttaccatatgacccagtaatcccactcctagatatttaccttagagaaataaaaattttatgttcacacaaaagcctgtacaagaatattcatatcagtattattcataatcaccacaacctggaaacagcccaaatgcacttgaatgggtgaatggatagacAAACTTTGgaacattcatacaatggaatgctactcggCAAAATGAatgatacacacaacaacttggatgaatctcaaaggcactatgctgagtgaaagaagtcactcTCAAAAgattatatattgtatgattccattcatatgacgTTCTCTAAAAGACAAAATCACAGTGATGGAGAatagatcagtgattgccagggatTATGGGTGGAGTTGGGAGTGACTATCAATGGATAGTATGAGGAAGTTTGAGGGCCATAGAGCTGTTCTCtatcctgattgtggtggtggttacatgaatctatGTGATTTACACGATTTACAATTCACAGAATTGTACACATAGCCCCCCACAAATAAACAggcaattttattttaagttcatttcaaaagtaaaatattagctattatatcATCATCAATAGTTATACGTTATTGATTAATAAAAGTATTCAGAATTAGTTACAAAATAGGATCTAAAATTCATTAAGGTCATTTTATGTCTGGTATAATAACTTAAAGGTATAGAGAAAAATATCAACAAcactaaatgtaaaagctttatTACAACTTCTACTAACTCCTCTCTTTAATATTCTGTATCAGGATAATATGCTCCCTGTGGATCATGTCCTATAAACATTGTCATATACTGAATATGGAATTAAATAAGAACTCAACTTAGAAGTCTGGGACCCTAGGTTACATTCCTAAATCTAACACTGTAAGAAAACTCTCGACTTGCCTTTTGTGCCTAATTTTATCTTCCTCTTCATTGAGGTCATGTACTTGTCTGCACTTGTCTTTTTGTGGTATGCTGTGAAGGTGTAAAGCAAGGAGTTTCAAAGATAGGAAACAGAACAGATTCATataccacccacccaccccaaatACCAGGTACTGCTTTAAGTGATTCACATGTATTACCTCTCTTAATTCTCCTAACAACCCTAAAACATAGCAACTATTAATATTCTCATTAATACTctcatgaagaaaatgaagcataGAGCGGTAACTTGCCAACATCTTATAGCTAGTAAGCGGGGGGAGCCAGGATGTTCCCAGCAGTCTGCctccagagcccatgttcttAATCAGTATGCTATAAATGTCTCTCCACCAAAGGCtgtttgttcattctttctttccttccttcaccaCTGCTCTTCCATGTCTACGGTCTCTCTGTCTCTaacaaatcattcattcattctgttggCTTTACCTATGGTCTAAGCATAGATGAGCCCCAATTCTATGGATCTAGTTGTGCCCTCTCCCCTGAGCTTCACTGCTGCATTTCCAACAGCCTCCTCGATATCTGCATTTGATGATCCTGCAGTCTCACAAATTTAACATGTTTAAAATCAAACTCATCATCTTTCCTCAAAATTTCCCCATAAAGGCTTCCTTAATTTTGCCGACTGTTAAATTACACAGCGTTGAAGCACCTGGGCTATCTTTGACACATTTCTCTCCACTGACCTTCATTCTCAGTCAACAAGTTTTACCAATTCTTCTTTTGTAATGTCTCTTATAATCATACCTACTTCTCTTTCCAATTCCATTGCCATCATCCTAGTCAGCTCTTCCTGCTGAAATGACTGTAATGCCTCCTAAATTGTTCTCCCTGCTTCCAGTTCTCCCTTTCGTGCATCCTACTTACTGGCCACTAGATTAATCACTTTCAAATACTGCTTTTATCATGTTACCCCTGGCTCAAAGACCTTTAACCATATCCAAAATGACTAACTGAATAACGAACTCTGTATAGGTCTATACTACCTGccaaataaagttcaaaaattttAGCTTCCTTTCTAACCTTGTCTCTCACGACAACTCCAAACATGCCATAGTGCTTGCGACAACTGCTGCTAGTGAAATGCCTTTCCCTCTCCTGAAGACTTGGTGGTATTAtaagaacatttaaattttaccTCCTCTGAGAGGCCATGTTCAGTAATGCCAGTCAATGCACAGTGGCCTTTCCCTCCTCTGAACTCCTACAGCCCTTAACAACTGTATCTAGCATCGTTACTAAATGTTGTATGTTTCTCTCTCCAACCAGCAATTGGCACAAAGTCAGGAACCATTTCTTAAACTTCTGCATACCTTCCACAGTGCCTAGCAAAACTTACCTGTTAAACCCATTCTTTCTGGTTAAGACACACaccatttatctatatattttgtGCTAGTTTATAGTTCTACCTAAAGACCCTTCACAATCTAGCCTCACCTACCTTTCCAGCGTCATCTCCTGTCAGTCCTCACTGTGTCCTATAATTCCTGCCACACTGAACTTTTCACTGTTCCCTAGACACACCAGGTTCTTTCACAATCCTATTCCTACTCACCCACTATCTGTAATGCCCTCTCCCCACTATTTACCTGACAAGTGCCTGTTGATCAGTCAAGACTTGGTACAAATGTCAACTCCTGACTCCCCCAGTTAGACTTAGATGTTCTATCCCTGTGTCCCCTCAGCATTTTATTCACGTCTCTACAATAGCAATTTTCATGTTGTACTGCAACTAACTAGgtacatatttgtctttctcaaggGACTATACATTCCTCAAGAGTAGCAATAGTTCATCTTTCCCCTACTCCCTTCACTAACTCTTCATAGTTAATGCCCTGATGTTAAATCTTCCTGTCAGTGAAAGAACATATCAAGTCAGTGGCGATCACATACCTTGGTAATAAAGAGCCTTGAGGAAGGAGTGACGATCAGCTCCCTGAAATAAAgaattttctatttccatttctcgcCGGGTCAGCTGTTTGCTCTTTGCAAATCTCTGTGGCAGGCAAAGGATGCGCTGACGCTCTGAGATTCTTTCCTCAATATCTTGAAGACGGTTCTGTATCGCTTCAGGGGTTGCCCTAAGTCTCGCCCTCTGAAATAAGAGAAATGAGATGGCATATATCACAGAGAACACACCCTAAAAGTGACAATCTGATGCcttaaacaagaaagaaaatgatcaggGTCCAGAAATGGTCATTTACAGACATGTTAGCTAAGAAGTCAAGGAGCAGGAATATCCTGCgctccagtggttgggactctgcactttcactgccgagggcacgggttcaacaTCTGGTCAGGGAAATgagatctcacaagccacgtggcacagccaaaaataaataaataaaactaaaaaaaaataaaataaaatcccatttgtttaggggaaaaaaagtcaagaagcaggggcttccctggtggcgcagtgattgagagtccgcctgccgatgcaggagacacaggtttgtgccccggtctgggaagatcccacatgccacggagcggctgggcccatgagccatggccgctgagcctgcacgtctggagcctgtgctccgcaacgggagaggccacaacagtgagaggcccgcgtactgcaaaaaaaaaaaaaaaaaaaaagtcaaggagcAGCTTCTCTTTTACCAAGGTCCCTATCCTAAAAACCAAAGGAGATTCAGACACAAAGCTCAGTGTTGtgagaactaaaaatgaaaaggtTCTCAGTACCAAAATGAAAAGATCTTACTTTTTGTTCTCCAGAAAAAATTTGCCCCACTCACCTTTTCACCTGAAACATGGCTCTTCCAAATCAAGATTTCTGTCTCACTAAGCCCTAGTTCCCTGAGAGAAGCAGTCTCCTGGTCCTTCTCATGCAGTGTCTGGAACTGGGACAAAGTCATAGTCCCAGCTGCTTCCTTCCCAAAGGGCTTGTACATAGTACCAGGAGCAAAGCTCTCTTTCTTAGATACACATCTGCAAAACAGCAGGAAGAGAGTAAGAACATCTTCAGGTTACCACAATTCACAGAAATGGGGCTCGCCATTAAGAGGCACAATGAAACTCAGTGGCAATTTCTCTCTCACATACTATTTCTAGGCTGAAGCACCACTGTAATGATATGGAACTCCACCAATAATCCAGGACTAATGActgaatcaaatatttatttattgggtacctactACGCATCAGAGACTGTGCCAGGTACTGAGGATTAAAcagtaaaaaagataaaaacagttTCTGCTTTTGTGGAAGAACTGTAGAAGAGAGGCAAGTAAACAGGCAATGATAATACTGGATTATAAGTGCTATGTATGTTAAAGGAAGATACAGGAAAGGTACTTAGCCCAGACGGAGTGGGATATGGGAGGCTTCCTAGAGGAAGAGACACAGAAGTAAAACCCTGCCTAATAAGTAGAAGTTTGCCAAGGAAAGCGGGCTGGGAGAGGAGTGTTACATCCAGACTTTAAGAGGCGTCTGTCACCTGGAGGTGAGGGTCTATGATAGTCTGTTTGCAAAACCAATACCTACTCCTCAATGGAGACACTGGTATCAAGTTGATGCTGAAGGAGGCTTTtcagctgcctctccccttctgtttCCAGCTCCTCCAGGACATGCTCATCACTCTTCACACAGCTATTTACCCTGGAATAGATACAAGAATATATGTGGAAAGTAGAAGAGACAGttaatctcaaaatatattctttatctaTATTATCTACCATTAGTGATCCCATTTGTTCAAAGACACTTCTCTATTTGTTGTCCTttatcattcattccacaaacattaacTAAATACCTGTTTACACACAATGAATGCACTATGCTAGGTACTGATGGAGTCAAAGATATTCAAGACAGAGTCTTTATCATCAAAAAACTTGCAATTTATTTAGGGAAAGGTAACAGATACGTATGTGTTGAGTGCATGTGtggggcagaggggaagagggggagagagagagagagagagagagagagagagagagagagagagggagggagggagggagagagagggagagggaaaaggacagggagagagagagggacagagggagagagagaggaagaaagattttatatcttttatatcttctttatgaAGCATATGCCAAATCAGTAGTTCACAGAAGAAAGATAATTGGGAGGCAAGGTAGTAAATGAAGACTTGGGAAAGGTAATTCTTACACTGGCATTTGAAGGATTGAGTATGATGAAGGAAAGAACAGGGAGAACGAGTATGAAGAGACAGAAATATGTGCTGGGGGATAATAAGAAGTTTAATTTAGCTGGCATTCATGTATGGGAGCCTTGGGAGATCATGTCGGAAGGGTAATTAGACTCAGACTGTGAATGGCCTTAAATACACCAACTAAGAGGTCTGGACCTTAATGTACACGTAGTAGAAAGCAATTTATTAGGTAGTTAAGTGACATGGTACAAGCGATGGTTTAGGGAAATGAATGTGGTTATAATAAGCCTTATGGAATAGTATGGAATagtaagaaagaaaccagaaGAACTAGTTAGGAAGCTATAATTTATCAAGCATAAGGTGATGAAAGTACAAACTGGAGTGGTAATAGAAATTGAAAGGAAGGGTTAGATGAGAAAGGCCTTTTGAAGGTAGGGGTAAGGGAGAAGTGAAAGATAACCCTGAATTTCAAGCTGTGTAACTGAGAGATGGGACCAATGAACTAAAGAGGAAGTTCCAGATGGACTAAATGGTTTGGGAAAGGGAAGTCATTATTGTGTTAGCCGTGTTGAGTCAACTACCTATTACAATTGAAATACCAAAATGAAGTATCAGGAATGCTCCAAAGACATACTGAGTCTGAGGTGACAATGTGATACTGGCTAAAAGGAAAGTGATAGCAGAACTGTTGCATAGATAAGAGTCTGAGGCTGCATATGGAAATCTTTAGTCATCTGTGTTGTCAGGATCTGGAGCTGTGAGAGAGGAGAAGATTACCAAAGAAGGGAGTATAGAAACAAAGATCAAGGGGGTCATAACATTTTACAGCTTAAGCACTACTGTGTAGAAATCTAGGTAATGCTAATATGAGCTAACTAACCCTAAATAATTAAAAACTCTGAGTGTAAAGAAATAGCAGGACCATTTAAGTGTGCAACAAATgattataaaagacaaaaacaaagtgaGTTAATTccatgaggaaaataaatatcaaataccTTTCTTAAAAAACAGCCCTTTACTACTGGGGTTATGATGAGACGTAAAAGATGTATCTCCCATAATTATAAGCAAGATTCCCATACTTTAGATAGACTTATACGAACTTTGGGAAATTTTAAAGTATCCATAGGCCCAGGGTTTTCAAAAATTCATTTTCAGTATCTTAATCGTTACTTATTGTTTAGAATTCTGAAAGTTCCTGCTAAGTTTAAAGTGGCTTTGAAATGAATAAACCATAGCTAAATACATCAGTACACatgaatttcaaaaagaaatgtgga is from Orcinus orca chromosome X, mOrcOrc1.1, whole genome shotgun sequence and encodes:
- the RBM41 gene encoding RNA-binding protein 41 isoform X7 yields the protein MSRSGDAVSCEREDKGGGKRGDGLDRPVGRSSGRAAAAAGPRRHVLPAQAPRQRRRPRDGCCDSFLFQTDLPRVNSCVKSDEHVLEELETEGERQLKSLLQHQLDTSVSIEECVSKKESFAPGTMYKPFGKEAAGTMTLSQFQTLHEKDQETASLRELGLSETEILIWKSHVSGEKRARLRATPEAIQNRLQDIEERISERQRILCLPQRFAKSKQLTRREMEIENSLFQGADRHSFLKALYYQAYHKKTSADKYMTSMKRKIKLGTKDESQKKNKGDPMNNLENFYQEMIMKKRLEEFQLMRGEERTSNSIPNDDWTNEGAGFYHFSQYRNSMASIASSKWI